One Gloeothece verrucosa PCC 7822 DNA window includes the following coding sequences:
- a CDS encoding cofactor assembly of complex C subunit B encodes MTKSDPNRVLRLLPFFAGGLAGFLLLINRLTTVELTASQARSDVVGVILSGVMMLIGIIWQQVQPRSPESVTLIGREGMELAENLPDAVKTELAWASHLLLTNTITKSLVVYYQGKVLLKRGILAENSEFKAGKILERVLETQKPVYLVDLKLYPGRVEFDYLPPNTQGIICQPLGNGVLILGANAPRSYTKQDENWIEGIADKLADTLSKNVDIAQADLS; translated from the coding sequence GTGACTAAATCAGATCCCAATCGAGTATTGCGGCTGTTACCCTTTTTTGCTGGGGGACTTGCAGGATTTTTACTGTTGATTAATCGATTGACCACAGTAGAATTGACAGCATCTCAAGCTCGCTCCGATGTAGTAGGAGTGATTCTGAGTGGAGTGATGATGTTAATCGGCATCATTTGGCAACAGGTACAGCCGCGTTCGCCCGAGTCCGTCACGTTAATCGGTCGAGAAGGGATGGAACTAGCCGAAAATTTACCCGATGCCGTCAAAACAGAACTAGCTTGGGCCTCTCATCTACTTTTAACCAATACCATCACTAAATCCCTGGTGGTTTACTATCAGGGAAAAGTGTTACTTAAACGAGGGATATTAGCCGAGAATTCGGAATTTAAAGCCGGAAAAATCCTAGAACGAGTGTTAGAAACCCAAAAGCCTGTGTATTTGGTAGATCTCAAGCTCTATCCGGGACGGGTAGAATTTGATTACTTGCCGCCGAATACTCAGGGGATTATCTGTCAACCTCTAGGAAACGGGGTGTTAATTTTAGGGGCCAATGCTCCCCGAAGTTACACCAAACAAGATGAAAACTGGATTGAGGGAATTGCCGATAAACTGGCTGACACTTTGTCAAAAAATGTAGACATAGCTCAGGCCGATTTAAGTTAA
- a CDS encoding RNA recognition motif domain-containing protein, whose protein sequence is MPVRLYVGNLPKEPIERQALQEMFAEAGDSITTKVIKDRKTGKCRGFAFVTVPTDEAADEFIEKYNGQPFMDSPIRVEKALPRSKGKGKEDGDQPQSSSEEGATTTVPAPAPTPKAKKSGGGGAKKRGRSQGGGGDQRNNESFQPDPRWAGELAKLKEMLAAQTSNS, encoded by the coding sequence ATGCCTGTTCGTCTGTATGTAGGGAATTTACCCAAAGAGCCGATTGAACGCCAAGCTTTGCAAGAAATGTTTGCTGAGGCCGGTGATTCAATCACCACTAAAGTGATCAAAGACCGTAAAACTGGCAAATGTCGGGGTTTCGCCTTTGTGACTGTTCCCACTGATGAAGCGGCTGATGAATTTATTGAAAAATATAATGGTCAGCCGTTTATGGATAGCCCCATCAGAGTGGAAAAAGCCCTTCCCCGCTCCAAAGGAAAAGGGAAGGAAGATGGAGATCAACCTCAATCTAGTTCAGAAGAGGGGGCAACTACTACTGTTCCGGCCCCGGCTCCCACTCCCAAAGCTAAAAAGAGCGGTGGCGGTGGAGCTAAAAAGCGCGGTCGCTCGCAAGGCGGTGGTGGAGATCAGCGTAATAATGAGTCTTTCCAACCTGACCCTCGTTGGGCTGGAGAATTAGCAAAACTCAAGGAAATGCTGGCGGCTCAAACCTCCAATTCCTAA
- a CDS encoding EAL domain-containing protein produces the protein MITYNKAWEVAQAYLIAIGLVILAILLTLLLDPLLKTPLFAFFYLAVFLSTWYGGRPSGLTASLLSYLAINYLIIAPRYVLGFKDIGELIRLGAFILFVLLISSLKKNLTTVERRLEKNLQTLQQSEERLQTALTNAPFPMIIHAENGQILQINRAWSELSGYSYAEIPTIADWIQKAYGRESDNMRDYIEQLYSLDERLDEGEFTIQTSTGEHRVWDFSSLALGQLSDGRRLVMSMASDVTERKNTENRLKEQADLLNLVYEAIFVRDAHSEIVFWNQSAQQMYGWTEQEAKGKVTHSLLKTKFPPFCDNLDEILRASGQWEGELTHTRRDGTQIIVDSRQVLVRDSQGQVKGILEVNRDITERKRTERKLYHNALHDALTGLPNRILLMERVEQAIQRAKRRKNYCFAVLFIDLDRFKNINDSLGHIVGDQLLVAIAHRLLECVRASDTVARLGGDEFIIFLDELGQEKEAFKITERIIEQLKTSLFVDGLEVFTTASIGIAFNSDDNHSATEILRNADLAMYRAKEQGKARYAVYNAAMYTEAQTIWELENNLRLALERQEFLLHYQPIFSLTTQTLMGFEALIRWQHPQQGLISPVDFIPIAEETGLIVPIGEWVLQESCRQFALWQQQYPHISDLKISVNLSGRQLQTGNLIDLLDKILLQTGLSGNSLKLEITETLLMKNLESASLLLSKLKERAIQVSIDDFGTGYSSLSYLCHLPVNTLKIDRSFVTHVNEIKENLQIVKAIIGLARQLEINVVAEGIETQQHLDRLQELECEYGQGYLFSKPLEEKAVESLLEQSLN, from the coding sequence ATGATTACCTATAACAAAGCTTGGGAGGTAGCGCAGGCTTATTTGATCGCCATAGGATTAGTGATTTTGGCCATACTGTTGACTTTATTACTAGATCCGTTGCTCAAAACTCCTCTTTTCGCCTTTTTTTATCTGGCCGTCTTTCTCAGCACTTGGTATGGTGGCAGACCATCAGGACTGACAGCAAGTCTTCTGAGTTATTTAGCCATCAATTACTTGATTATTGCTCCTCGCTATGTATTAGGGTTTAAGGATATTGGAGAATTGATCCGTCTAGGTGCTTTTATCCTGTTTGTTCTGCTGATTAGTTCATTAAAGAAAAATCTAACCACCGTTGAACGACGACTCGAGAAAAATCTGCAAACCTTACAGCAAAGTGAAGAACGATTACAAACAGCCCTGACAAATGCCCCATTTCCCATGATTATTCATGCCGAAAATGGACAAATTCTTCAAATTAACCGAGCTTGGAGCGAGTTAAGCGGCTACTCTTACGCAGAAATTCCTACCATTGCGGATTGGATACAAAAAGCTTACGGGCGAGAATCGGACAATATGCGAGACTATATTGAACAACTCTATAGCCTCGATGAACGATTAGATGAAGGCGAGTTTACCATTCAAACAAGCACGGGAGAGCATCGAGTTTGGGATTTTAGTTCTCTGGCCTTGGGCCAGCTATCTGATGGAAGGCGACTGGTAATGTCGATGGCCAGCGATGTGACTGAACGTAAAAACACGGAAAACCGCCTAAAAGAGCAAGCAGACCTGCTCAATTTAGTTTATGAAGCGATTTTTGTGCGGGATGCCCACAGTGAGATCGTTTTTTGGAACCAAAGCGCCCAACAGATGTACGGATGGACAGAACAGGAAGCTAAAGGAAAAGTCACTCATAGCCTATTGAAGACGAAATTCCCCCCTTTTTGCGACAATCTTGATGAAATATTACGAGCTTCAGGACAGTGGGAGGGTGAACTCACTCATACCCGTCGAGATGGTACACAGATTATCGTCGACAGTCGTCAAGTCCTCGTGCGAGACTCACAGGGTCAGGTGAAAGGGATTTTAGAAGTCAATCGAGACATTACAGAGCGTAAGCGGACAGAGAGAAAACTATACCATAACGCTTTACATGATGCTTTAACAGGATTGCCCAATCGCATTCTCTTAATGGAACGGGTTGAGCAGGCAATTCAACGGGCAAAACGGAGAAAAAATTATTGTTTTGCGGTTTTGTTTATTGACCTTGATCGCTTTAAAAATATTAATGATAGTCTTGGGCATATTGTCGGCGATCAGTTGTTAGTGGCCATTGCTCATCGACTCCTAGAATGCGTTCGCGCCAGTGATACGGTAGCGCGTCTAGGGGGTGATGAATTCATTATTTTTTTAGACGAACTTGGGCAAGAAAAAGAGGCTTTTAAAATTACTGAACGGATTATTGAACAACTAAAAACCTCTCTTTTTGTGGACGGGTTAGAAGTATTTACTACAGCGAGTATTGGCATTGCTTTCAATAGTGATGACAATCATTCAGCGACTGAAATTCTCAGAAATGCTGATTTAGCAATGTATCGAGCTAAAGAGCAAGGAAAAGCCCGCTATGCCGTATATAATGCGGCCATGTACACTGAAGCTCAAACGATCTGGGAATTAGAAAATAATCTCCGATTAGCTCTCGAGCGGCAAGAATTCCTCTTGCATTATCAACCCATCTTCTCGTTAACCACTCAAACTCTGATGGGATTTGAAGCGCTAATTCGCTGGCAACATCCTCAACAAGGTTTGATTTCCCCAGTAGATTTTATTCCTATCGCTGAAGAAACAGGCTTAATTGTTCCTATTGGTGAGTGGGTATTGCAAGAATCTTGCCGTCAATTTGCTCTTTGGCAGCAACAATATCCTCATATCAGTGACTTAAAAATTAGCGTCAATCTTTCGGGGCGACAGTTACAAACGGGGAATTTGATTGACTTGCTTGATAAAATTCTGCTACAAACTGGCTTGTCGGGCAATAGTCTAAAACTAGAAATTACCGAAACTCTTTTAATGAAAAATTTAGAGTCTGCTAGTCTTTTACTGTCGAAATTAAAAGAACGTGCTATTCAAGTGAGTATTGATGATTTTGGCACGGGCTACTCTTCTTTAAGTTATCTCTGTCATTTACCCGTTAATACTTTAAAAATTGATCGTTCTTTTGTGACTCACGTCAATGAAATTAAAGAAAACCTACAAATTGTTAAAGCTATTATTGGGTTGGCTCGTCAGTTAGAAATTAATGTGGTTGCCGAAGGAATTGAAACTCAACAGCATTTGGATCGCTTACAAGAGTTAGAATGTGAGTATGGACAAGGCTATTTATTCTCTAAACCTTTAGAGGAAAAAGCGGTAGAAAGCCTCTTAGAACAGTCGTTAAATTAA
- the rpaB gene encoding response regulator transcription factor RpaB — METHKEKILVVDDEASIRRILETRLSMIGYDVVTAADGEEALETFRQTNPDLVVLDVMMPKLDGYGVCQELRKESDIPIIMLTALGDVADRITGLELGADDYVVKPFSPKELEARIRSVLRRVEKNGAPGIPSSGVIHVGSIKIDTNKRQVYKGDERIRLTGMEFSLLELLVSRSGEPFSRSEILQEVWGYTPERHVDTRVVDVHISRLRAKLEDDPSNPELILTARGTGYLFQRILEPGEE; from the coding sequence TTGGAAACACATAAAGAAAAAATTCTAGTAGTTGATGACGAGGCCAGCATTCGCCGTATCTTGGAAACCCGTCTTTCCATGATTGGTTATGATGTGGTCACGGCGGCTGACGGCGAAGAAGCTTTAGAAACTTTTCGTCAAACCAATCCTGATTTAGTAGTCTTAGATGTGATGATGCCAAAATTAGACGGCTACGGCGTTTGTCAGGAACTGCGAAAGGAGTCTGATATCCCCATCATCATGTTAACGGCTTTAGGAGATGTAGCGGATCGGATCACGGGTTTAGAACTCGGTGCCGATGATTATGTGGTAAAACCCTTTTCTCCCAAGGAATTAGAAGCCAGAATTCGCTCAGTGCTAAGACGAGTGGAAAAAAATGGCGCTCCCGGTATTCCCAGTTCTGGCGTGATTCACGTCGGCTCAATTAAAATTGATACCAACAAGCGGCAAGTGTATAAAGGAGATGAGCGTATTCGACTAACCGGCATGGAATTTAGTCTGTTGGAATTATTGGTTAGCCGCTCAGGAGAACCTTTCTCTCGTTCAGAAATTTTACAGGAAGTGTGGGGCTATACTCCCGAACGTCACGTCGATACAAGAGTGGTAGATGTTCATATTTCCCGTTTGAGAGCTAAATTAGAAGATGATCCCAGTAATCCTGAACTGATTCTGACTGCTAGAGGAACTGGCTATTTATTTCAGAGAATTTTAGAACCCGGAGAAGAATAA
- a CDS encoding sensor histidine kinase yields MNPHLGRDIQPVSQGQTSQEELIAAIALRIRQSLDLDEILGQTVTEVRQCLKTDRVLIYRFESDGQGVMAVESVIEPFKAVLGEKVEDPCFNAQQRDLYRQGRIQVLEDIQAAKLHPCYGNLLLKYQVRANLVVPIVAEEKLWGLLIAQHCRCSHQWELWEINLLKQLATQVAIAVQQAELHHQLKLFNAALELQVKERTEKLEQSLRFESLIHLITEKIRDSLDEGQILQTVTQELGQVLELERCKIELYDNEHTTATIVYECTQQAPTCQGICRKISDFPELYQQLLQKQPLQFVERIPELAPEQKQATRLVCPIFDNQGNLGNLWLIRPREQGFEELEIGLVQQVANECAIAIRQARLYEASQTQVRELEKLNNLKDNFLKTISHELRTPMSSILLAAETLEKLIEIEQEEGRLKSSQRFNQVLEIFKESCQQQNKLVNDLLTLCYIDADSTTLFPDWIDLRIWLPEIVQPFLSKTGSQQQHLILDISPSILPFECDISTLERIVIELLNNACKYSPKGETITVAAWMKDNNILISVINSGVEIPAEEFERIFDQFYRIPKADPWRYNGTGIGLTLVRKLVGLLGATIEVESQNGKTSFTVQIPLES; encoded by the coding sequence ATGAATCCTCATCTGGGCAGGGATATACAGCCAGTTTCCCAAGGACAAACTTCTCAAGAGGAACTGATAGCAGCAATCGCTCTGCGAATTCGTCAGTCGCTAGATTTAGATGAGATTCTGGGCCAAACTGTTACAGAAGTGCGGCAGTGCCTCAAAACGGATCGGGTATTAATTTATCGGTTCGAGTCAGACGGGCAGGGAGTGATGGCCGTTGAATCGGTTATTGAGCCTTTTAAAGCGGTTTTAGGAGAAAAAGTCGAAGATCCCTGCTTTAATGCTCAGCAAAGAGATCTATATAGACAGGGCCGAATTCAGGTACTTGAAGATATTCAAGCGGCTAAGCTTCATCCCTGTTATGGCAATTTACTCCTAAAATATCAAGTTAGGGCGAATTTAGTGGTTCCTATTGTGGCAGAAGAAAAGCTATGGGGATTATTAATCGCCCAACATTGTCGTTGTTCCCATCAATGGGAATTATGGGAAATAAACCTCCTCAAACAACTGGCCACACAAGTAGCCATTGCCGTGCAGCAAGCTGAACTCCATCATCAACTAAAATTATTTAATGCCGCACTAGAATTACAAGTCAAAGAGCGTACAGAAAAATTAGAACAGTCCCTAAGATTTGAATCTTTAATCCATCTGATTACTGAAAAAATTCGTGACAGTCTCGATGAAGGTCAAATTTTACAAACAGTCACTCAGGAATTAGGCCAAGTGCTTGAGCTTGAACGGTGCAAAATTGAACTGTACGATAACGAACATACCACAGCCACAATTGTTTATGAATGTACCCAACAAGCTCCTACCTGTCAGGGAATTTGCCGAAAAATTAGTGACTTTCCTGAACTGTATCAACAACTTTTACAAAAACAGCCGCTTCAATTTGTGGAACGAATTCCTGAATTAGCCCCAGAACAAAAACAAGCAACCCGATTAGTTTGTCCGATTTTTGATAACCAGGGAAATTTAGGCAATCTTTGGCTAATTAGACCCCGAGAACAAGGATTTGAAGAGTTAGAAATTGGCTTAGTGCAGCAAGTGGCTAATGAGTGTGCCATTGCTATTCGTCAAGCTAGGCTTTATGAAGCCTCCCAAACACAAGTTCGAGAACTGGAAAAACTAAACAATCTCAAAGATAATTTTCTCAAAACCATTTCTCATGAACTGCGGACTCCCATGAGTAGCATTCTATTAGCGGCTGAAACTTTAGAAAAATTAATCGAAATCGAGCAAGAAGAAGGGCGGCTCAAAAGCTCTCAAAGATTTAATCAAGTGCTAGAAATTTTTAAAGAATCTTGCCAGCAGCAAAATAAATTAGTCAATGATTTATTAACCCTGTGTTATATTGATGCCGATAGTACCACTTTATTTCCCGATTGGATTGACTTACGGATTTGGCTGCCTGAAATTGTTCAACCTTTCTTGAGCAAAACCGGCTCACAACAACAGCATTTAATCCTAGATATTTCCCCTTCTATCCTGCCGTTTGAGTGTGATATTTCTACTTTAGAACGGATTGTTATTGAACTTCTCAACAATGCCTGTAAATATAGTCCTAAAGGAGAAACTATTACCGTAGCGGCTTGGATGAAAGATAACAATATTTTAATTAGTGTAATCAATTCAGGAGTGGAAATTCCCGCCGAAGAATTTGAGCGGATTTTTGATCAGTTCTATCGCATTCCTAAAGCTGATCCTTGGCGGTACAATGGCACGGGAATAGGATTAACTTTAGTCCGGAAATTAGTTGGACTTTTAGGGGCAACTATTGAAGTAGAAAGTCAAAACGGAAAAACCTCTTTTACGGTGCAAATTCCCCTTGAGAGCTAA
- a CDS encoding gamma-glutamylcyclotransferase, which produces MSFQFEQQIQTSHSPNHSSHWQPAALPEQSFYYFAYGSCMCPVDLKRTLGENTYPYVIGSATLKDYRLGFYRRSLHRNCGVLDIIPFSNSYVEGVLYNLPWRLSELLDEREEVPRNGYRQEYVDVTSRGKIYQKVRTYVVVDKLPQELAPNDWYFQVVLRGALTCGLSEEYCWQLFNHMYQLQQQQKSYLRQNSLNLTHN; this is translated from the coding sequence ATGAGTTTTCAGTTTGAACAACAGATCCAAACCTCTCATTCTCCAAATCACAGCAGCCATTGGCAACCAGCCGCCTTACCCGAGCAAAGTTTTTATTATTTTGCTTACGGTTCTTGTATGTGTCCAGTGGATTTAAAGCGCACTCTCGGGGAAAATACTTACCCATATGTGATCGGATCAGCGACTCTCAAAGACTATCGACTAGGATTTTATCGCCGTTCCTTACATCGTAACTGTGGCGTTCTCGATATTATTCCCTTTTCTAACTCTTATGTAGAAGGCGTGTTGTATAATTTACCTTGGCGCTTGAGTGAGTTGCTAGACGAACGAGAAGAAGTTCCCCGCAATGGTTATCGGCAAGAATATGTTGATGTCACCAGCCGAGGGAAAATTTATCAAAAAGTCCGAACTTATGTTGTGGTTGATAAACTCCCTCAAGAACTCGCTCCTAATGACTGGTATTTTCAAGTAGTTTTGCGCGGGGCCCTTACCTGTGGACTTTCAGAAGAGTATTGTTGGCAACTTTTCAATCATATGTATCAGTTGCAACAGCAACAAAAATCTTACCTTCGCCAAAATTCTCTCAATTTGACTCATAATTAA
- a CDS encoding GNAT family N-acetyltransferase — translation MNQPLQIRPAIPADVPTIFALIQALADYEKLSDSVTGNAELLTEHLFGQPSYAEAIVAEWESKIVGFALFFPNYSTFLTKPGIYLEDLFVLPEYRRKGIGKALLMYLAQLALERKAGRLEWSVLDWNQPAIDFYQSIGASVLPDWRICRVTGNALSQLALKG, via the coding sequence ATGAATCAACCTTTACAAATTCGTCCTGCAATTCCTGCGGATGTTCCGACAATTTTTGCATTAATTCAAGCCTTGGCAGACTATGAAAAACTATCTGATTCCGTGACGGGAAATGCAGAACTGTTAACAGAACATTTATTTGGTCAACCTTCCTATGCAGAGGCAATTGTCGCAGAATGGGAAAGTAAAATAGTGGGCTTTGCTTTGTTTTTTCCTAACTATTCTACCTTTTTAACTAAGCCGGGGATTTATTTAGAAGATTTATTTGTTTTACCAGAATATCGCCGTAAAGGCATCGGAAAAGCCCTATTAATGTATTTAGCTCAGTTAGCCCTAGAACGAAAAGCAGGGCGTTTAGAATGGAGTGTCCTAGACTGGAATCAACCCGCTATCGATTTTTATCAAAGTATTGGGGCTTCGGTTTTGCCTGATTGGCGTATTTGTAGAGTGACGGGAAATGCTTTATCTCAATTGGCCTTGAAAGGCTGA
- the rpiA gene encoding ribose-5-phosphate isomerase RpiA: MTVTSDPVVLMKQEVGKAAAQRVKSDSIVGLGTGSTTAYAIQYIGERIQSGELKNIVGVPTSFQAEVLARKYGVPLTTLDVIDHMDLAIDGADEVDPQKNLIKGGGAAHTREKIVDSLADQFIVVVDGGKLVDHLGSTFLLPVEVIPMAVSPVIKAIEKLGGKPELRMGVKKAGPVVTDQGNLVIDVKFDKIEDPANLEKTLNNIPGVLENGLFVGVADIILVGEIIEGKPVVREIS, from the coding sequence ATGACTGTTACCAGTGATCCTGTGGTGTTAATGAAACAAGAAGTCGGTAAAGCCGCCGCTCAAAGAGTTAAATCTGACTCAATTGTGGGCTTAGGAACGGGATCAACGACTGCTTATGCAATTCAGTATATTGGCGAGCGTATCCAATCCGGAGAACTTAAAAATATTGTGGGTGTTCCTACGTCTTTTCAGGCAGAAGTTTTGGCTCGGAAATATGGCGTGCCTTTGACGACTCTTGATGTGATTGATCACATGGATTTGGCTATCGATGGGGCCGATGAAGTTGATCCCCAGAAGAATTTAATTAAAGGAGGCGGCGCGGCTCATACCCGTGAAAAAATTGTCGATTCTTTGGCCGATCAATTTATCGTTGTTGTAGATGGCGGTAAGTTAGTCGATCACTTAGGCTCGACTTTTTTGTTACCTGTTGAAGTGATTCCTATGGCAGTTAGCCCAGTCATCAAAGCTATCGAAAAACTCGGCGGCAAACCTGAGCTAAGAATGGGTGTTAAAAAAGCTGGTCCTGTGGTAACGGATCAGGGCAATTTAGTAATTGATGTTAAATTTGACAAGATAGAAGACCCCGCTAATTTAGAAAAGACACTGAATAATATTCCCGGGGTTTTGGAAAATGGTCTGTTTGTGGGAGTGGCTGATATTATTTTAGTGGGTGAAATAATAGAGGGTAAGCCGGTTGTACGAGAAATTTCTTAG
- a CDS encoding reverse transcriptase N-terminal domain-containing protein, producing the protein MNKSKTSLKTTVEWKDINWRTLERRVFKLQKRIYKAAERGDNKAVRRLQKTLANSWSAKALATRKVTQDNKGKKIAGIDGIKWLNSPQKIQLAQTLKLNGKAKAARQIEIPQDERKEKPPFKIPTLEDRAKQALLQLALEPEWEAKFDGNSYGKRPKRSYHDAIEAIFSAIKQQPKYVLDADLSQCFDTITPEKLLAKLNSLPKFRRQIKTWLKSGLIDSAKFFEYPEGTAQSRGISPLLANIVLHALENDLKRKFSRQNLGMVPQLPDMIRYADDFVILHPDLNTVIKCKEFIAQWLSEMGLNLKPEKTNITHTLNNHQGKTGFDFLGFKIKQFKVSKNLSSQGFKTLITPSQKAQEQHLKAIHKVIYDLSNASQESLIRKLNPIIQGWCQYYSPLCSTEILAKIDHLIQIKLMRWGFRKHNGKSKAWVINKYWNTVNGDNWVFSQQENGAITEKLMRHHRQVKDSHVNRVERSQISHQLKTRNHVSCIHDKNHVTEERNEVKISRSVLKTSSSGDRIA; encoded by the coding sequence ATGAATAAGTCTAAAACGAGTTTAAAGACTACGGTGGAATGGAAAGACATCAACTGGCGCACTCTTGAGCGTCGTGTCTTCAAGTTGCAAAAGCGCATTTACAAAGCAGCAGAACGTGGTGACAACAAAGCAGTACGCAGACTCCAAAAAACCCTAGCTAACTCTTGGTCAGCCAAAGCGCTAGCTACCCGAAAAGTGACACAAGACAACAAAGGCAAGAAAATAGCGGGAATAGATGGCATCAAATGGCTAAATTCCCCGCAAAAAATCCAACTTGCCCAAACCCTAAAGCTAAACGGGAAAGCCAAAGCCGCAAGACAAATAGAGATTCCGCAAGATGAAAGGAAGGAAAAACCGCCTTTCAAGATTCCCACCCTCGAAGACAGGGCAAAACAAGCCTTACTCCAACTGGCCCTAGAACCCGAATGGGAAGCCAAATTTGACGGGAACTCCTACGGAAAAAGACCCAAGAGAAGCTATCATGATGCAATAGAGGCAATATTTAGCGCGATCAAACAACAACCCAAATATGTCCTAGATGCTGACCTATCCCAGTGTTTTGACACCATCACCCCTGAGAAACTACTGGCAAAATTAAACAGCCTACCGAAATTCCGACGACAAATTAAAACTTGGCTAAAAAGTGGACTAATAGACAGTGCAAAATTCTTTGAATACCCTGAAGGCACTGCACAGAGCCGAGGCATCAGCCCGCTATTAGCCAATATAGTCCTTCATGCACTGGAAAATGACTTGAAGCGGAAATTTAGTCGTCAAAACCTCGGAATGGTCCCACAACTCCCCGATATGATCAGATATGCCGATGACTTCGTTATCTTACACCCTGACTTAAACACCGTCATCAAATGTAAGGAATTCATCGCACAATGGTTATCCGAGATGGGGCTGAACCTAAAACCCGAAAAGACAAACATAACTCATACCTTGAATAATCATCAAGGAAAAACAGGGTTTGACTTTCTCGGATTTAAGATCAAACAGTTCAAGGTCAGTAAAAACCTCTCCTCTCAAGGATTCAAAACCCTTATTACCCCTAGTCAAAAGGCACAAGAGCAGCATCTAAAGGCAATCCACAAGGTAATTTATGACCTGAGTAACGCCTCCCAAGAAAGCCTCATCCGTAAATTAAATCCCATCATCCAAGGATGGTGTCAATACTACTCCCCCCTATGTAGTACAGAAATATTGGCAAAAATCGACCATCTGATACAAATCAAACTGATGAGGTGGGGATTTAGAAAACATAACGGAAAAAGCAAAGCATGGGTCATTAACAAATACTGGAATACAGTAAATGGAGACAATTGGGTATTTTCGCAGCAAGAAAATGGAGCCATTACCGAGAAGCTAATGCGTCATCATCGGCAAGTCAAAGACAGCCATGTCAACCGGGTAGAAAGGAGTCAAATCAGTCATCAACTAAAGACAAGAAACCACGTAAGCTGTATTCATGACAAGAACCACGTTACTGAGGAGCGGAATGAGGTGAAAATCTCACGTTCCGTTCTGAAGACGAGTAGTTCTGGTGACAGAATTGCTTAG